The nucleotide window AATTCTCTATCCTATATGGTCTTTTAACAGACCATATTTCGGAAAATGTTGACTACAAGGTAATTTAATTGTTGACTTTGCAGTGTCTTCTCTAGTCACTACTATACACAGATTTATGACAAGACAAATGCAGGTGATTGTGTTTTGTACAACAGCAAAAGTAACAAGTCTTGTTGCTGAACTCCTGTCTGAACTGAAGTTGAACGTACGTGAGATCCACTCCAGAAAGCCACAAAGTTACAGAACCAGGATATCAAAAGAATTTAAGGAATCAAAGGGTCTTATTCTTGTTAGCTCTGATGTATCTGCTAGGGGTGTTGATTATCCTAATGTCACACTAGTTCTGCAGGTAACCAACCTCTTGTATTGTAGATAATAATTTTCTTTTCTATTTGCTCTTTACAACCACTCAGAAAGATATCTTCCACATGCAACTATAAATAATTAGTTGTAACTAAATATGAACATGCTTATCTTTGTGTCCTTAAGCATGTTGTTATAAATCGGAGTGAACTGATATGATGGTCATTGCAGTTGGGTGTTCCGAGTGACAGGGAGCAATATATCCACCGTCTTGGTAGAACTGGCCGCAAAGGTAATGAGGGGAGCGGAGTCTTATTGTTGGCACCATGGGAAGAATACTTCTTGAGAAGTATCAAAGATTTGCCTATTACAGAGGCAACACTACCACTAATTGATCTGGACACTAAACGGAAGGTACAGTAGCTCCTTTACCAGTGCACAACTTATTGTTGGTGTTTTGACATGCAAAATAGCAATGGACATATGGATGAAGAAAATGGCACTATCTGAAGAAGTGTTAGACCCTTCTTTGATTCAGGATTTGGCTTGTTCTGATCGTTTTCCGGTTGTTTTTTTTTTCCCTCTGTTGACGTTTTCGCAAATATCTGTCTAGTTAATCTTACATCACATTAGCCATGAATATGTAGAAGTAGCAAAATGAACGAATGTTTGGAAAGCCATCACAATATTTTTAAGGCACACAATAGGATGAAACAACGAAATAGGTAGAAATGTTTTTTTGTAAGCGCAACTGTGGAGGGCAGTAGCAAAATGAACCTACTTTAGAAAGTCATCTGCATGGAATGTTGTCATTAATTTATTTAAAATATTTGATGAGTTCAATGTGTCATAATGCTATGTTGCacatttttatttttgttttaggTTGAGAAAGCTCTTGCACATGTGGAGGTGAAAGATAAGGAATCTGCGTATCAAGCATGGCTTGGTTACTATAATTCGAATAAGCAAATCGGCCGTGATAAGTACCAGCTTGTATCGCTGGCTAATGAGTTCAGTAGAAGTCTGGGGCTCAACAATCCTCCAGCACTGACTAAGCTTATCCTTAAAAAGATGGGGCTGAGCAACATTCCAGGTCTACGGTCAAAATAATCTTCCATCAAAGTGAGTGTCCTTGAATCTACGGTTGGGGTGCCGACAATATGCTACTCCATATTGGTACCTGTGTTTCGAGTGAGTAATCAAGCTGTGCATTGATAACAAGTTGTCTCATACAGATACAGGTCATGCCTGCAGTACAACGAGCTTCCACATTACTTGTTTTCAGTCTTTCATTGTAAGATGAAAACACACCTTAAATGCATGCCCCTACAAGTATTTGCTGTGTTGCATATCCTGGACAACAGTTTGACTACGGTGACGCCATTAGCAATTTCACCAGGCATATGGGAAACAGTATCAGAGTTATTGGCCCTTGACTTGATCTGGTGGTTCTGTCCCCTTAATATTTAGAGTTCTTTTTCAGTTTCAGTTCGGCAATTTCTTGTACTTGGCGCCGCCGCCAAGATGAATGTTTCCTAGTTCACAAATTCagtatagtactccctccgtccgaaaaagctTGTCTCTTAAATGGATGAATCTAGCACCAagttagtgttagatacatccatttgaaaGACAAGGTTGGGACAAGCTttttcgaacggagggagtattaaagGAACAAAGTAGTTTCTCTACACAATATTCAGGCTCATTAGATAACTAAATACCACTCCTGATCCCATATATGCGATTTAACTTGCAGTCCCAAATATGCAACCTCGTACATTTGGCAGACACCTTTGGTCGTACCAGAATTTGGTTGACCTATCCTTCTGCATACACGCACTTGCGTTTGTTGAACTGATGTAGTATGAATTTCGTCTCAGTTCTATAAATTTTCCAATGTCTGTTAATATCATATTTGCCTGACAAATCTTTGTGATCCAGTTCCCTAAGTTCGATTGTATTTACATTGGCCATCTTTATTTGGGAACAGCGGGGAGTGTGTTAGTCGATTGGCACATCATTTAGAGAAGAGAAACGATTTGACAATCCCATGTAAGGGCCTGTTTGGGACTACTTCGCTTCACCAAAATCAGTTTCACTCAACCAAATCCTCTTTGAAGCAGTTTCATACAGAAGTTGTAGCACTACCTTTAAGAATGTTTGGCTTCTATGTAGTTCTAGCTTCAAGAATGGGAAATTTGGTGGAAAAGGTCTATTTGATTGAATGAGGGGAGAGAAACGAAGGGGTATCCACTTACCGGTGCCAGTGGTGGGTAATTTTTCCCCAACTCCAGCTTTTAGAGTTTTTTGAAGCACCCCCTCAAGAGCTTCATTAAAAACTGGGAGTTGTACCCTAGATTTTAGTTTTTTGCGGAGCGGCATACCGTGGAGTTATCTTGTTTGGCTTGTGTTTTTTGGAGCAGAGTTGAATTTAAGGAGCAGAGCAGTCCCAAACAGGCTTTAAGTTTAGCTTCAATATTGCATTGAAATGTGAAGTCATGCCACCCGTACTGAGTTTGAATTACCAGTAACCTTGTGATTGTGGCGGACACCTAATTGCGATCATTTTTTCGAGATGAGCAGCAACTTGTAGATTAACTAAAAAATAGTGTGCATCTTTAGTAAAGCTTTTAGTTCAATAGCATGTTGTATTTTGACAAAAAATCTCAAATCTTGGGTCATCTCTCCTGCCTTGGTTCCTGAATAAAAGTACACCTCTTGATGGAAATCTGAATAACTAAAAAATAGTGTGCATCTTTGGTAAAGCTTTTAGTTCAATAGCATGTTGTATTTCGACAAAAAATCTCAAATCTTGGGTCATCTCTTCTGGCTTGGGGCTTGGGTCTTGTACACCTCTTGATGGAAATCTGACTAACTGAGCACATCACAAGACCCGACAGAAACACGCCGCACTGAtgattttttaaaattcatgagCTTTTTTCTGAGACTGATGATTTTTTCTTCAAAAACTATGATTATTTTCTAAAAAtcaatgatttttttaaaaactgTATAAGCTTTTTGAAAAActgatgaactttttccaaaagtgatggttttttcaaaatcaatgaactttttttttcaaatttgatgaacttttttcgaaATCAATGAACCTTTTTTTttccaaaatcgatgaacttattttcaaatttgtgaacttcTTCCAATTCGATGTTTTTTCAGAATCCATGAATTTTTCTCAATTcacattttttttgaattttagAGTTTTTTTTCAGattcatttttttgtttttttgcaaaagccaatggttgactggtcaactgttGACCGATGAATCGAACGCGCCAAGGCGAGGTACTGCGCGACGGTGGAGTGGGCCGACCCATTTTCTGTAGCTAGTGGGCGCCAGGACTTCTAGCCGGCGCATAAGGCGCCGTCTAGGAGCTTCCGGTGGGCTCTTTTGTCTTTGGCCTGACTGCCATGCTTGGTAGATCAACACGGCAATTTTTTTCGTCTCTGTAAACATTTGAATGACTTAATAAAGTTTTATGAGGTTGCCTAAAAAAGGTAATCAAACTTTTTTGCCTCAACGGAAAAAAAGCTAATTAGACTCTTGCTTACACACAATCAAAAGGCAAACCTCCATGAGAGGGTCGCTACTGATATTCAGTAGTAGTAACGGACTCGCAACCACATGGCGTATGTGGCGAGTAATCTAAAAATAAACAATGTCTAGAAAACATAAATGCAAAGGACCACCTAAAAAAAGTACTAACGGACATCATACATTTACACGGCAAGACACCACCTCCTCGTTATAAGGGCACAATTTCTAGCTCATCTTCAATCCCCTAGTTAAGAGTACTATACACAGGAGGGAGAGTGAAGATGGATGGCGGAAGCAGCGGTGTGGGCGCAGATGGGATCTGGAGGCCATGGGACGAGCACACCGTGCTCCGCCCGGAGGAGATGGAGTACGTGCGGCGGTTCCACCAACACGTGCCAGGCGCCAACCAATGCACCTCCTTCATCGCCAAGCACATCAAGGCGCCCCTCCAAACCGTAAGAAACATATGCCTACCTCTCAAGTTATACATCGTTCGTGCATGCGTCGTATGCCATCTAAAACCAAATTTGTCATAAAAAAGGTTCTTGATAGTTGCCGGTTTCTGATTTTGATTGGCACCGAAGTCTAAGAAATATATTAATCAACACGCGGATGCACTTTGAGTCTAATCGCGTGACCTATATGGGGTGAGCGTAGGAGTTTGTGGTCGTTTTTGTTTTGCTTTCTCCATTCAAAATTTTTGTTTCTACATATTTTTTGTTTTCTAAGAGTGTTGACCGAATTAACTCAGAAATTATAGGAACCGATGATTCTGTTCAATCCCTAAGTTAGACAAAAGTGACTGATTAGTTTTTTTAGTTGGAGTGAACCATTAGATTTAAGAAAGAAGAAAACAAAGGTCGCAGGGGGATTCGCGTGGGGATGAAGATGCATATGGCTCGCATATGCAATGGGAAGGTCGACTACCATGCTTGATGGGAAGGGAGATGAGGTCAGGAAATTAGGTCGAGAGTGCCATGGTGTTGGACAAATCACGGGCGATGGGGTGTGGTAGGGGTGGGGGGAGGAGTTAGCAAAGATGATGAACTTGTGCACGGTAGGATTTTAGGAGTAGCCAAAGTGGCACACGTCTGACGAGTTTGCCAGCAAGCAACACACTGTCTACCGCTTCCTGCCAGATAAGGATGTTGTGGGGGCTCGGGCGACAGATGTGACCAATTAGGCATGTTTTATTTGTTGCCTAGTTATAGGGTATATGCAAGGGTTGGGAAGTTGGATGTATTTGGTCCATTTCGTTAACCTGAATCATTTTCATTGTTCAGACGCGTTTTAGGCACCAAAATAAAAATGAATTAACTTTACCATTTGTTTTTTTTGGTTTGGTTTACGGTTTTATGCTTATCCATTGTTAAGAGGGCCGAAATCATGCATGATCGGGGTGTTGAGTTAGAGAGCAGTGTTGTGGTATACACATCATAATTAGGAATGTTACACGCAACACAATAAAAAAACACCACCAAGATAAATAGATGCACACAAAAAATAACCTTGCGACAAATTGACGATGGCTTGCCAACTAGCACGTGCCAAGATAAGATTTTTTTAGCCACCCATGTACTAAGGAAATGATCTATGTCAAACCAATGCAAGCACATCATACACCACTAAATAAGGAAACACTATGGCAAGAAGACAATATTAGTAGAAAATAGTTATTGCCAGAAAAGAGTAGCGACAAACTGATGGTGGTGTGGCACATACTGTGAGATTAAAAAATCTGGACCATGGACTGAAATAACTTTGATTATTTTTCACATGTGATTTACACACCAAAAAGGAGAATGTATTAACCCTATATCTGTTTTGGTTTATAATTTCAACGTCCCATCCGTAGCTAAGAGGGTTGATATCTTGCACAACTAGAGTGAGTAGTAGCACATGTGGAAAATTGATAGTGCTATGGTATATGACAGATAATAAAGAACGTTACACATCATAAAATAAGGAAGGGACAATTACATTTCTGCCCCTAACTGGAACCCACTACTCAAATTTACCCCTAATTTCAATGTGTGCTTAAATTTGCCCCTCTGCCGTTAGTtgcccttatagaaatgcccttctgcgccgttaccgtccggtcaaataACTTTGACCATCTCgaaaaaaatagtaaaaaaaatctgaaattttgtgGGATTGAAGCTACTCATGTGCGCAAGGTGCGTGCAAATTTCCGTGCTATTTAGACATACCAGGAGCTCGTGGCAAAGGAAAACAATAAATCTGTACATCTTTGAATAGTAAATTAaaaaaatagcaataaaattcaaaaacatatgaaattttttggcatccAAGATGCTCGGGGGCACAAGGCGTGTGCAAAATTTTGTTATCAAATGACATGCGAGGAGCTCTCGCAAAAAAAACCAAAATAGTGTATTTTTTACAAGTTTTTTTCTGAcacaaattttgtttttttctccacgAGCTCGTACAATGTCCAAACACAAAAAAAATTTGCACACACCTTCCACACCTAAGCATCTTGGATTCCAAAAgaattcatatttttttgaattttttttgctatttttttgaatttacggTTCACACGCGTACATATTTACTGTTTTTTCTTCGCCACGAGCTCCTAGAATGTCCAAACAACATGAAAATTTGCACGCACCTTGCGAACCTGAGTACCTTCGATCCcacaaaatttcagatttttttgactttttttgctattttttcgagatggtcaaagctgtttgaccagacggtaacggcgcagaagggcatttctataagggcaactaacggcagaggggcaaatttgagcacacATTGAAATTAGGGGCAAATTTGAGTAGTGGGTTCCAGTTAGGGGCAGAAATGAAATTGTCCCAATAAGGAAATACCCTAGCCATCGAGATAATAGGTGCATGCAAAAAACAACATCAGAACAAATTGGCAAAGGCTTACCGACGGGCACACACCACAATATAAGAACTTTAGCCACCAATGAACTAAGGAAACACTCTAGCTATACAGAAAAACTATATTGGTAGAGAAAAGATGTGACAAACTAATGTAGACATCGCACACTTAACTTAAGAAGGAAACACCCTATCAACAAGACAACAATGATAACAAGTAATTATTGCTAGAAAGGAGTCGGAGTGAACTAGTGGTGGCATGAAACATGTCATGAAAGAAGGAAACTCTCTAGCCACCCATGGAGCAAGGGCATGTACAATTGTACTATCTTAGCGATGCCTCATATGATAAttggtgagagagagagagagagagagagagagagagagagagagaaagagagagaggtgTTTCTCTTAGCTCAGAAATCATCTCTTAATAAGAAAGGTAAGATATTTGCCTACAATCTACGAGATGTATTCTCCTATTCATATGTTTTCTAGTTAACTTTTAATCACATCATAATATTTAGGATCTATAAAAATTAATAGCACCATAGCACTAAGACATAATCTATCTTATACTATGCTTTTTTTGGCTTCTCTAATTCATGTGTACTATATAAAAAAAGAACAcgttatcaaccattgtacatgcctcTAAGGGAACATTTAAGTCACCATGATAATGCCTCTATAGGACACTGCAAAAAAAAAAGATAATGGCTCTATAGGAAAAATATACCAATTTTTTATGGTAAAGTGACAGTCCCTCCCATACATGATGGAGTAAGGAAACACCAATAGCCACCTACATAACTGGTAATGCTCTTGCTGCCAAGCAAATAGTTGTACAAAGCTAGTTACTGTTGTTCGTAAAAAAGCTAGTTACGGTTAGAACAATATGGTGTCGAACTAATGATGAGGCACACCATGGAATAAGGGAACTTTTGTGCCACCCACATAACAAGGAAACACTCTAGCTCCATCCGAGTTCTCAAGCACCCATTGAGCTCCTGAGCTACTGAGTTTTATTTCCACCACTGTCATGGTGTACGGTTTCTCTCCTAGTCACAAGTGCCCCTTCCTGTTTTTAGGCGTTCTTTGTTTTGATTGCGGAGTGGGGTTTCAATTTTTTTTGTGTGGGTTTGAAAATACCTTCTGTGTGGTTTGATTGTTAGTTGGGTGAATCTGGACAGTTTGAGTATATACCTCGTGGTGATTGGAACACATTTAAAATTTTATTTTGTATAATTTTGAGCTCATCGATAGCTTGGGAAAATAGGGAACATAAATCTTCAAATGGCAATAAACTTTTCTATACCAGCATCTAAATTGCATTAACATTTTACATATTTAGAGTATGAGTGCAGCGTTTTTGCTCCCGGGCTCAGCTGCACCCGCGCCGacgaaaaaaatcaaaacaaatactagaaaaattcaaaaaattctaatttttttgggtggtagataatttgatgcgtgaggtTCTCTGCAAATTACAACATATTTGGACATTTGAGTAGCTCTCCGCAAAAAAGACAAAATCGGAGTCTGTAAAAAAGTTAACTGTTCACGCACTGTTTTGACCCGATTTGTCTTTTTTTCTGATAGTTTCTCTGATATCCAAATGAGTTAAAATTTGGAGCGGacctcacgcatcaaattatctaccacacaattttttttggatttttttgaatttttctagtatttGTGTTGAATTTTTTTCTGACCGGGAGCAGATGAGTCTGGGCATCGATTTGGATTTTCGCATACTAGAGTGCAGCGTTTCTGCTCCCGGGCTCAGCTGCACCCGCGCCGacgaaaaaaatcaaaacaaatactagaaaaattcaaaaaattccaaaattttaCCATGATGACATGAACCCATGGCTCATTTAACAAATAAATTGATAATAATCTCTACTACTATGGTTGCATAAACTAAAATATTAAGAAGCTTTTAAGAAAAAAATCCACATTTGTTTTGATTAGTACACAGTTGCGACACCCGTTCACAATACTTGTAATTTAATAAAGTATTATTTATAGCATAATACATATTATTTATAATTAGTATGGCTTAACAATAAACTAGTGTGACCATAATTATTTTCCCAGCAAAATGAAATTGCACTCTCGTTTGGATTGGCAACTTCTCATATGATTTTTTTACCATATCATTGTCTTGACTTGATAAAGTATTAGCAATGGAGCCATTCTTTAGTATATCACATCCACTCTTATTAACATAGTTCTCTCATGTAACAATAGATACCTTTTAGTCTACCAAAACAATCTAAAGGACATAGGAGTTTAGCAAAAGAAATGTTTTAACCTGTTAGCAATATTCAAATAAAATGATTATATTTTAGTTTCACCTTTATCACACTAAAGTGCTTGAGAACGTGAAGCATTTTATGTGGATGATATGTTGCTAATGCATATGAAATAACATTTAACTTAATGCCTTAATTGTACACATTATGTCAAATCTACATACCGTGGAGCTTACTAATATCGATTCAATTAATGTCCTTTTGCGTGTTCATTACATGTTAGGTTTGGTCTGTTGTGAGGAGGTTTGACAAGCCACAAGTTTACAAGCGTTTTGTGGAAAACTGTGTGATGCAAGGGAACATTGAGCCAGGATGTGTTAGAGAGGTCACTCTCAAAAGTGGGTTGCCTGGTAAATGGAGCATCGAGAGATTGGAGCTACTCGATGACAATGAGCACATCCTTAGTGTCATGTTTATTGATGGTGATCATCCGCTGAAGGTATGTAATTAAATTTTGAGCCTCCAATGTATGTTTAATTTTTATATTCTATTATACAGTGGCCGATCTACCAACAAATATGTATCGTCACTTGTCAACTTTTTTTTGACATCTTGGGCCTTATAAACATACTAATATTCAGATGCTAAGATGCGGTACGACGAGACTGCAAACCAAGAGATATTTAGCAATACCCATTGTTATTGTAGTTTTTAATCACATGTTATAGTAGAATGAAAGATATTTAAACCTAAGAGTTGGCATTGTTTTGACAAAAATGTCTTGGATATAATTAGTTAATCTTGACATAATAAATGCCTAACACAAGTGAGCAGAAACCCATAGAATAATTAAAATTAAACCAATCCCTTGACTTCCAACTCATGCATGCCCATATATCTAGAAAGTTCTTTGCACAATATACCAAATTATATTACTGAAAGTTACAAATGAGAGACTAGCTAGCTCCACTCCATGTGATGAGAAATGTATAACTAATATACTTAGTATGAAATATTCCATATAGCAGTAAAAATGATACCAAATGCACAACTATATTTAAATAAATATTCACAATTCTTTTTAAATTAGCATCCAAGACATCTCTATCAAGGAAATAATATCATTTCTCATTGGAAGTCAATGGCATACAATTCGATTAGTTTATTTTACTAGTGTATGTTTACAataaaattccaaaaaaattattaCATAGATAATTTTCATTAGTTGTCTTCACATTTTATATCTAGACACTTTAGAAAAATGCTGGTTCACAATATTCAAATTAATGGTTAGAAACAAAACATAGCTAAGAAAGTAGATCACATAACACTTCCACACGTGAACCCACTCAGACCACATATATAACAATTTTAATGCAC belongs to Triticum urartu cultivar G1812 chromosome 7, Tu2.1, whole genome shotgun sequence and includes:
- the LOC125523303 gene encoding abscisic acid receptor PYL3-like is translated as MDGGSSGVGADGIWRPWDEHTVLRPEEMEYVRRFHQHVPGANQCTSFIAKHIKAPLQTVWSVVRRFDKPQVYKRFVENCVMQGNIEPGCVREVTLKSGLPGKWSIERLELLDDNEHILSVMFIDGDHPLKNYSSILTVHHEVTDGHPGALVIESFVVDIPEENTENEIFYLVGNFLKFNHKLLADVSEGQIDRRALN